A window from Mixophyes fleayi isolate aMixFle1 chromosome 12, aMixFle1.hap1, whole genome shotgun sequence encodes these proteins:
- the LOC142108495 gene encoding olfactory receptor 6N2-like: MINISNNSLVTQFIIIGFPDIDGAQGLFFILLSIIYIFTLSGNLTVITLICTHHQLHVPLYLFVAILSFLEIWYTTVTIPKMLTNLLNEKMISYTGCLLQIYFLHCLGITETFLLTAMAFDRYMAICNPLRYPSIMTIACCFQLAACCWVVGFFGPLTQIILLSHLFFCGSNKVEHIFCDFAPLMNLACSDTSLNVTVDFAINSFLLFLAFTCIILSYIKIISAVLKIRTTEGRKKAFSTCGAHLTVVLLFFGSVGFMYVRLTKHNSVNYDRVMAVIYSVLTPMCNPIIYSLRNREIKELLRKKITELF, encoded by the coding sequence ATGATCAACATTTCAAACAATTCTCTTGTTACACAATTCATTATCATAGGTTTTCCTGATATAGATGGTGCTCAAGGCCTATTTTTTATCCTTTTGAGTATTATATACATCTTCACACTTAGCGGTAATCTTACAGTAATCACCCTCATCTGTACTCATCATCAACTCCATGTTCCTCTCTACCTGTTTGTGGCTATACTTTCTTTCCTGGAAATCTGGTACACAACGGTCACTATAcccaaaatgctgacaaatttgCTGAATGAGAAGATGATCTCATATACTGGCTGTCTGCTGCAAATCTATTTTCTTCATTGTTTAGGTATCACAGAAACCTTTCTTCTAACGGCAATGGCCTTTGACCGCTACATGGCCATATGTAATCCACTAAGGTACCCATCCATAATGACTATTGCCTGTTGTTTTCAGCTAGCAGCTTGTTGTTGGGTTGTAGGATTTTTTGGACCCTTAACACAAATCATCTTGCTGTCTCACCTCTTCTTCTGTGGCTCAAACAAAGTTGAACATATCTTCTGTGACTTCGCTCCACTGATGAACTTGGCATGTTCTGACACTTCACTCAATGTCACAGTAGATTTTGCCATCAACTCATTCCTTTTATTCCTTGCCTTTACCTGCATCATCCTATCTTACATCAAAATCATTTCTGCTGTGTTAAAAATAAGGACTACAGAGGGCAGGAAAAAGGCCTTTTCTACTTGTGGAGCTCATCTCACTGTGGTCCTACTTTTTTTTGGCAGTGTGGGCTTTATGTATGTTAGACTGACCAAACATAACTCTGTTAACTATGATCGTGTGATGGCTGTGATTTACTCAGTTCTAACACCAATGTGCAATCCAATCATTTATAGCCTTCGGAATCGAGAAATAAAAGAGCTACTTAGGAAGAAAATAACTGAATTATTTTAG